AGCGCCTCCACCGCGCTCGTCGAGGACGGGCCCAGCTACCGTGCGCTTCGACGCTTTGCGATCTGGCTGACCGCGATCGTGACGGCGTTTCAGATCGTCGTCCTGCTGCCGCCGGTATTCGACCTGATAGCGCGCGGGCTGGCACTGCCGGACGACGTCACACGCCTGACCCACGGCGGGTTGCTGATTCTGCTGCCGTGGCCCGCCGCGATCGCGTACCGGCGTTTTCGGCAAGGGCTGTTGATCAGCAACCACCAGACCCGGCGCGTCGCGTACGGCACGCTGATCCGCCTCGCGGCGATGTCGGCCACGGGGTTCGCGGCGTTCCGTTACACGTCGCTGCCCGGCGCCTACGTCGGAGCGCTTGCGCTGTCCGTCGCCGTCATGATCGAGGCGGTCGCGAGTCGCGTGATGACGCATCGCCTGGTTCCGGAGCTGCTCAACCGGCCGCGCGCGGCAGAGCGGATGACGGAACTGTCGATGCCCGCCATCACGCGCTTCTATACGCCACTCGCGCTGACGACGCTGCTGGCGCTCTCCGTTCAGCCAATCGTCACCTTTTTCATGGGCCAGGCCCGCTTCCCGCTGGAATCGCTCGCCGTTCTGCCGGTGGTCCACGGCCTCACCTTCATCTTCCGGGCGATGGGGCTCTCCTTCCTGGAGGTGGCGATCGCCCTGCTCGGCCGCCAGCGCGAGCATTTCGTTCCCCTCCGCAACTTCGCCGCCGGTCTGGCCGTACTGGCATGCGCCGGCCTGTCGGCGATTGCGTTCACGCCGCTCGCCGACGTCTGGTTCAACACCATCTCGGGACTGAGCATGACCCTGACCGCATTCTCGCTCCTGCCGACGCGGCTCATGGCGCCGTTTCCCATCCTCTCGGTCACGATGCACACCCAGCGGGCAGTCCTGGTACACGCCCACCGCACCCGGCCGATCACGACTGCGACCATCGCCGAAGTCGTCGCGGTCGGCGGCGTCCTCGCGTTGACCATCCACCAGTTCGACCTCGTCGGCGCGGTCGCGGCGTCGGTCGCCATCCTTGCCGGCCGGCTTGTCGCGGTCGCCTGGCTCTGGCCCTACTGCCGCAGCGTCCTGAGCGAGGATCGCGCCGCCACGCACGTGGACTGACCGCGGGGTCGCGCCGCGCCGCGGAAGGCGCGACAATGGAATCATGGCCGCGACGCTCCCGGCGCTCTGGACCGCCGAGTGGATCGTCATCGGGTTCTTCGCGTACCTGGTCGTTCTCTGCCTCCTCCGCCCCCTCCCGTCACCTGTCCGGCGGCGCATCCTGCTCGTCGGCATCCTCTGCATCGCGGCGCCAATCCTGCTGGCGCAGCTCCGTCCCTCACCCGCCCTCCTGATCATCCGAGAGTGGATTCCCGGCCTCTACCTGATGGAGGGCTACTGGCTGTGCGGCCTCTTCTTCCGCGCGCCGATGACCGGCGTCGAACGATGGTTGCTCGCCATCGACGCCGCCGCGTTCGACCGGACGCGTCTCCGCGCGCTTCTCGCCCGCGCGCCGGCCGCCGTCGCTTCCTGGTTCGAGCTCGCCTATCTGCTCGCCTATCCCTTCGTCCCCGGCGCGTTCGCCGCGCTCGTCGTGCTGGGCCAACGGGGGCGGGCCGACGAGTTCTGGACGGCGCTGCTCGCGGCATCGTTCGCCTGCTACGGCATGCTCCCCTGGATTCAGACACGTCCGCCGCGCGCGCTCGCCACCGACCGTCCGCTATACGCGCCGCATCACCGCCTTCGGCGCCTCAACGCCGCCGTTCTCCAGCGCATGAGCGTGCAGTGGAACACGTTCCCGAGCGGCCACGCCGCCTCCGCCACGGCCGCCGCCCTCGCTGTCGCGTCGACCGGCCATGCAGTTGCGGGCGCGGCGTTCATCTTCATCGCGGCCAGCATCACCGTCGCGACCGTCCTCGGCCGCTATCACTACCTCCTCGATACGCTGCTCGGCCTCGCCCTCGGTCTCGCCGCCTGGCGAATCGCGGGTATAGTGGCGTGATCCCATTGGCGCCGGGAATCGCCAGCAGCCCGTGGTGAAACCCCGCGTGACCGTTGGAAAGGAAGCAACCATGCGCACCGTGCTCGCCGTAATCGCCCTGATCGCCATAGTAGGGGCCGCGCCCGCCCCGGCGGCCGCCGCCGACTATCACCACATTCATCTCGTCGCCACGTCCGCGGCCGAAGCGAAGGACTGGTACATGACCCACATGGGCTGCACCGACTACGGCCGACACAACGCGTGCGCAGCCGGCGACGATGTGCTGATCATCTTCTTCGAGCGCGAGCCGACCGGCCCGAGCGTCGGGAGCGGGGTCGATCACATCGGCTTCTCGTTCCGCGACCTCGAGTCGAAGATGGAGTCGTTCGAGGCGGCCGGCATCAAGATCCTGGAACCGATCCGGGAGGTGGACGGCCTTTTCAAGCTGGCGTTCATCGAGGACCCGTGGGGAACGAAGATCGAGGTGGTCGAGGATCACGAGTGGCTCGGCTTCCACCACCTGCACCTCCGCTCCAATGACCGCGACGCCGCCTACGACTGGTACGAGAACCTCTTCGGTGGCGAGCGCGACAGCCTGAAGGGCCGGATCGCGGGCCTTCGCTATGGCACCGTCTGGCTGCTCATCTCACCCCACGAGGGCGAACTGGCCCCGACCGAGGGCCGCGCCTTCGATCACCTCGGCTGGCAGTTCCCCGACCTCCGCGCCGCGGCGGAGGAGATCCGCCGCAAGGGAGTCGAGTTCACCATCGAGCCGCGTCCCTTTACCAATCCGTTGGGAGAGGACATGCTGATCTCCTTTGTGGTGGGCCCGGACGACGTCCGGATCGAGATCGTGCAGCCGCGGGCGTAGCTCCGGTACTCCCGTCCCCGGGTCTCCCGCCGCCCGCGCGCCGCGTTACGACTCGGCGCCTTCGTTCAGGATCGCGAGATAGCGGTCATAGACGAAGAACCGGCGGCCCCGGCTCTTGAACGATCCGGCGATCTCCAGATCCTTGAGAGCGTCGGCGGCGGATGCGACGGTCGGATACGACAGGCCGGTCTGTTCCATGACAGCGGCCAGAGACAGGATCGGTCGGGCGGTCAAGGCCTCATGAAGGCGGGTGGCAGAACCGGCGCGACCGCCCTGTTCGATCCGCTGGCGATCCCCGCCGAACAGCTCCCGGAGCCGTTGACACGTCTCGACGGCGCCGGTGGCGGTAACCCGAACGCCTTCGAGGAAGAAGGTGAGCCAAGTCTCCCAGTCGCCGGTGCGTCGCACGTCATTGAGGAGATCGTAGTACGTCGCGCGATGTTCCTTGAAGTAGAGGCTCAGATAGAGGAGAGGATCGCGCAGGACGCCAGCGTCGCACAGCAGCAGGGTGATGAGCAGCCGGCCCAGCCGGCCATTGCCGTCCAGAAAAGGATGGATGGTCTCGAACTGCACGTGGGCCAGGCCGGCTCTGACGAGCGCCGGGATGCCGTCGTCCCGGGCGTGCAGGAACTGCTCCAGCGAGGCCATGCAGTCCGGCACGTCAGTGTGCGGAGGCGGGACATAGGCGGCGTTGCCGGGTCGCGTCCCTCCGATCCAGTTCTGGGACCGCCGGAACTCACCGGGTGTCATCGTGGCGCCGTGTCCGCGCGACAGCAGAACGCCGTGCATCTCGCGAAGCAGCCGGTTCGACAGCGGGAAACCGTCGCGCAACCGGGTCAGCCCGTGTTCGAGGGCGGACACGTAGGTGGAAACCTCGACTACGTCATCGAACGGCGGGGCACCCGGCGCGTCGTCCAGTTCATACCGGAGCAGGTCGGAGAGCGACGACTGCGTCCCTTCGATCTGCGACGAGAGCACGGCTTCCTTGCGGACGTAGCTGTACAGGAAGGTCGTCTTGTCCGGAAGCAGCGTCAAGACGCTGTCGAGCCGACCGACCGCGAGCGTTGCGGCCTCCAGCAGTTGCTGAAGGTCGCCGCCGAGGGCCAGGGGCGGGTTCGGCGGGAGCGGCGCCGGAGTGAACGCGCGAACCAGTTCGCCGGCAGTCGTGGTGAGCGCAAAGCGCCCCGTCTCGCCCCGGTGCATTCACTTGGCCCGTCGTGACTTCAAAAGAGTTGAATGGTCACGAGGGTAGTTTAAAAAATAGCCCATATTTTTTAATTTCTGCAAGCGCTCCTGCAAGAACTTTTGACTCCAGAAACAACTATTAAATATAGGCGCCTAAGGTTTAACACCTTTCCGGACTGGCGGCGCTCCATATTAAATATGGACACCAATTCAATTAATAGAGTTTCGGGGCGTCCGCGGGAGCCGGCGACGGCTGCAGTTGACCCGACTCGCCGGCTTGAACCAGGGCGAATCGCGTGCTGATGGGCCCGATCATTTCGTAGAAGGCGACACCGGCAAGGACGACGGTCGAGACTACGGGCGCATAGTCCTCGAAACGCTGGCCGACCGCCAGTGTCAAGCCGACCGCCAGTCCGGCCTGCGCCAGCAGGGCGAAGCCCAGGAATTGCTGAACCGCGCGTTCCAGCCCAAGCCACCGCGACCCGATGACTGCACCGGCGAACTTGCCGGCGGCGCGCCCCACGACGTAGACGACGCCGATGATTCCCATCGAGGCCAGGAGCGACAGGTCGAGGTCGGCCCCCGCGATGACGAAGAAGATCGCGTAGAAAGGCGGATCGGTGCCGGAAAGCGTGGAGAAGAGGCTGCCGCTCCGGGCCGAGAGGTTCGCCATCGTCGCGCCGACGGCCAGGCTCGCCACCAGCGGCGACATGTCGAGCAGACTCGCGACGCCGACGCAGAGCAGGATGGACCCGGCCAGAAGGATCAGCAGCTCGCCGGTCTCTCGCACCTGTGTCGCCCAACCGGCGAGCATCAGGCCCACCAGATAGCCGAGCGCCGCGGAACCGACTATCTGCCAGAACAACGGGAAGATCGCCCGGTAGAAACCATCGAGAATACCGCCCGGACCGAACCCCGCGCCGAGGTCGATCATCGACCCCACGATGCTGAACGCCACGATGCAGAAGAGGTTGTTGACGGCGATGATGCCGAGGAGATTCTCGGTCAGGGGACCGGCGCTGTCGCATTCCCGGATCACCATCAGCGTCGACGCCGGGGCCGTGGCGATGGCGATGGCGCCAAGGAGGAACGCCACCTGCCAGGGCTGGCCGACGATCAGCGCCCCGAACGTGACGATGACCGAGGCCAGCACCGATTCGATCAGCGTCAGGATGAGGACCTGGCGCCCGATACGAAGGAACCGGGAGAACTCGAATACCGAACCGATCGAGAAAAGGATCAGGCCGAGCGCCACCTCGCTCAGGATCTCGAGAGCAATCAGGTTCTCGGCGGAGACCCAGCCGAGAACCGACGGACCCAGGACAATGCCGGCGATGATGTAGCCGGTTACCTCCGGGACCCGGACGAACTTCACCAGGTGGCCGGCAAGCAGGGCCAGCAGCAGGATCAGACCGAGAGACGTCAGTTCATCCACGAGCCGTGCTCAGGGAAGCAGGATCGCCGTGCGGCGCGTGCCGCGTTCGAGTTCGAGGAGAACCGGTGCGTCGCGATCGGCGGAAAGCGCGTCGCGCACCGCGTCCAGCGTGTCCGGGGCGGCGCCGTCGATGCGGAGGAGGCGGTCTCCTCGACGGAGACCGGCCCGGGCCGCCGGAGTGCCGGGGCGGACGTCGTCCAACCGGTAGCCGCGGCCGGGATCATCCCAGACGAGCCCGCCGTCCGGAGCCGGCGCGTCCGGACCGATGAACGCCAGCGGATCGATGGGCAGATTCAGCACCAGCGTCTCGCCGTCGCGGGCCACGCCCAACTCGAAGACCTCCTGGGCGGCATCGCCCGACCCATCGCCCGACCCGTCGGCGGCAGAAGTCTCATCGCCCGACGCTTCATCGCCCGACGTCTCGCCGGCTGACGCTACCTCGGCGGTCGCGGAGTCGACCGGCGTCTCGCTTGCCGCCGCGTCCTCGCTCTCCACGTCGCCGCTCTCTCCGGCGGCAGAGGTTGCCGCCCGGCGCGCGCTATCATCAATCAGTGGCGAGAGCTGATCGACGTCCAGGATCAGTTCGGCGTTGACGGAAATGACGACATCGCCCGGGCGGAGACCGATCGTGTCGGCCAGCTCGCCGGTCCACACATCGCGAACGAACAGGCCGAAGGGGACCCCCAGATGTCCGCTTTCCTCGGACGTCACGGCATCCAGGGTCATCCCGTAGCGCTGCGCGATGCGTGAGCGGACAGTGGCCGCCTCCTCCGCCAGCGCCGCGACGTCCTCCGCCGTCACCGCGACGAAGCGCGGGCCGCACGGCAGGACGACGGCGAGCAGGTTGTTGTCGAGATCGAACAGCCCGGCCCCCGCCATCTCCGGACCGAGCGCCACGCTGGTAACCACATCCCGCACCATGCGGCCCTCGCAGGCCACGTCGGCAATCTCGATATACGTGGCGGGCGAGAAGCCGGCCCCGTGGCGATCGGTCACGAACACGGTCCATGCGCCGGGGTCCAGATTCTCGATCGACCGGCGGCGCACCGGGATGAACTCGCCCGTCTCCGGGACGTCGAGCAGGGCGACCGGCAGATGCGGGGCGCCGGCGGCGAGCGGAACGCCCAACTCGCCCTCATCGCCGGTCACCGTCGTGGTTGGCGGGAAACGCTGCTCCAGGCGGGCGGTCACCACCAGGCCGGGCGCCCAGACGACGCCGCTCCGGCCGAGCATGCGGAGGCGGACGACGGAGCGGTCGGCGTCGGTTGCAACGGCGCTGAAGTACTCCTTCATCGCTTCGAGAGACCGGCGCTGTGTAATGCGGGTCAGCCGGCTCAGCTCCGCCTGCGACGGCGGCGGCGGGAGCGGCTCGTCGGCCACCGGCGCCGGCCGGAGGAGCGCCCCCAGTACCAGGATGGCGGCTGCGGCGCCGGCCAACGTGACGATGTAGCGACGGTTCTCGGGCGGCACGTGATTCGATACTAAGCGAATCCGATCCGCGCGCGCTGAGTCAGCTTCCGCCTTTGCCCAGCTCGACGCTGCGGTTGTAGGCAGCAACCACCGCCTTCGACATCACCGTCCGGAAGTTCCCCTTCTCGAGCTGGTAGAGCGCCTCGGCGCTGGTTCCCCCCGGTGACGTCACGCGGTTCCGCAGCTCGGCCGGATGCACCGGCTGCTGCTGCGCATAGATGGCCGACCCCCGGATCGTCTGCAGCACCAGCTCCCGGGCCGCGTCGCGCGAGAACCCGAGGTGCACGGCCGCGTCGATCAGCGCCTCCATCATCAGGAAGACGTAGGCGGGCCCGGAGCCGCTGATGGCCGTCGCCATGTCGAGGAACGCCTCGTCCTCCACGAACCATTGCCTCCCGAGCGCGCCGACGATCGCACTCGCCTGCGCGCGCTGCGCCCTCGAAACCTCCGGCGTGGCGCACCAGACGGTCATTCCTTCGCCCACCTGGGCCGGCGTGTTCGGCATCGTCCGGACGATGGCGCGATGGTCCAGCCCCGTCGCCATCGTCTCGATCGTGGCGCCGGCCACGATCGACAGCACCAGCGCGTTCGGATCGATGCGCCCCCGCAACTCGCGCAGCACGCCCGGCAACACCTGCGGCTTTACGGACAGGACCACCACCTGAGCGCCGGTCGCCGCCGCGCAGTTGTCGTGGGTCGTCCCCACGCCGAACTGACCCCGCACTTCGTCGAGCCGCTCGACGTGCCGGTCGCTTGCCTTCAGTTGCCCCGGCTCGACGCCGTGTCGGGACACCAGGCCGCCAATCATCGCCGAACCCATCGCCCCGGCCCCGATGAAGCCCAAGTTCACGTCGCTCAGCACGTTGTCTGTCACGCTACACTCCCGTTTCGTCGCACCCCTCGAACGCGGCGTTTATTCTATGGCGCTGCGATGGACCCAATCGCCCACACCCTGATCGGAGCAACGCTCGCCGAGACCCGCCTCCGCCGGGTCACCGCGCTCGCCACGCCGGCGTTGCTGCTGGGCGCGAACGCTCCCGACCTCGACGCCATCACACTGTTCATGACGCGCGATGTCTCGCTCGGCTTCCGCCGCGGCTGGACCCACGGCATCCTGGCGATGGTCGTCCTGCCCCTCGCCCTGGCCGGCTTGTTGATACTGGTGGACCGCGCCCGGCGCCGGTTCGCGGGGCCGGCCCGGCAGAACAGCCCGCCGGTCCGGCCGCTCGCGCTCCTCGGGGTTTGCTCCCTCGCGGTCTGGACGCACCCGGTCCTCGATTGGCTGAACACCTACGGCGTGCGGTTCCTGATGCCGTTCTCGGGAACCTGGTACTACGGCGATGCGCTCTTCGTGGTCGACCCCTGGGTCTGGCTGCTCGCCGGAACGTCCGTCGTCCTCGCACGCAGCACGTCGCGCGCCGGTCTCGCCGCGTGGGTCGTTCTTGGCGTGGCGACAACATCCCTCGTCACCGGCTTCGAGGGCGCGCCGTTGGCGACCCGCCTGCTCTGGTGCGCCGGCGTCGCGGGCATCGTCTGGCTTCGCGCGACCGGCCGGTGGCGGCATGCCCTGCCGCGCCTCGCCACCGTCTGCGTGTCCGCGATCGCGACCTACATCATCGTGATGGTCGCCGCCTCGCGCCTGGCGGAAGAACAGGTGGCCGCGTGGCTCGTAGAGCGGGGAGACGAGACGCCGATCGAGGTGATGGCCTCGCCCGCGCCCGGCAATCCGTTCCGCCGCGACATCGTCGTCGCCGACGCGGAGCACTACCACTTCCTCGAGCTCGACTGGCTGCGCGGCCTGGATCCGCGCGTGGCGGCGCGGGCGATCGACCGGCGGCCGCGCGGCCCGCAGGTCGACGCGGTCATTGCCGCGGCGCGCACGGCGCCGCACGTGCAGGGCCTGCTTACCTGGATCCGCTACCCGGCGTATGCAGTGGAAGAGACGGCGGACGGCTACCGGGTCATCATCACCGACGCGCGGTATGCTCGGCGTCTTTCTCCCCTCGGGGCATCCGTCGTCGAGCTGGATCGCGACCTCAAGGTGAAACCGCCGCAATAGCGCGTCGGGCAAACTACCCGGTCGCGTCTTCCGGTCGCAGCTCGGCGCCGCAGAACTTGCAGTACCCGGCGTCCGGGTCGTGACCCTCGCGGCTGCACTCCAGGCACGCCTGCGTCGATATCGCCGGGGTCCCCCGCCGCGCAATGGCGGCGGACACGATACCGGTCGGTACGGCGATGATCGCGTAGCCGGTCAGCATCAGCAGCATTGCTGCGAACTGCCCGGGGACGGTCTGCGGCGAGATGTCGCCGTAACCGACCGTCGTCATCGTCACGATGGCCCAGTAGACCCCGCGGGGAATCGACGTGAAGCCGTTTTCTTCCCCTTCGATCAGGTACAGCAGCGCGCCCATCACCACCGCGATCGACGCGACCGCAGCCAGAAAGACGATGATCTTCGGCCGGCTGTCCCGAAGCGCGTCGCTCAGCTCCTCGGCCCCCACCAGGTAGTGGCCCAGCTTCAGGACCCGGAAGACCCGGATGAGCCGCAGCGCGCGGATCACGATCAACGCCTGCCCGCCCGGCAGCACCAGACTGATCCAGGTGGGCAGGATGGCGAGCAGGTCGACCATCCCGAAGAAACTGAAGATGTAGCGGGAGGGATGCTTCACCGCCGCAATGCGCGCGAAGTACTCGATCGTGAACAGGATCGTGAAGGCCCACTCGACCCGCAGGAGCTGGGAGGCCAGCGCCGACTCGCCGTCCGGCAGGCTCTCGATCATCACCACCGCGACGCTGGCGACGATCGCGAGCATCAGAGCGACGTCGAAGAGCTTGCCGCCTCGCGTGTCCGCTTCGAAGATGATCTCGTGCAGGCGGAACCGCCAACCGACGTCGGCCGCACGGTCGTGGCGCTTGAAGATCCCCCGCGCCGGCCGGCGGCGTTCCGTTGTCAGCATCCGTTCGGAAACTAGCCGCGGGGGGCGGTGAGGTCGATGACCGTACCCTCGTTGTCGACGACGAAGTCCCGGTGTCGGGCGGCTTCATGCACGAACTCGATCATGTCCTCAAGCTCTTCGATCCGCTGTGCCGGCGTCGCCGCGAGGCCCGCGCGGAACTGCGCG
Above is a genomic segment from Acidobacteriota bacterium containing:
- a CDS encoding phosphatase PAP2 family protein, which translates into the protein MAATLPALWTAEWIVIGFFAYLVVLCLLRPLPSPVRRRILLVGILCIAAPILLAQLRPSPALLIIREWIPGLYLMEGYWLCGLFFRAPMTGVERWLLAIDAAAFDRTRLRALLARAPAAVASWFELAYLLAYPFVPGAFAALVVLGQRGRADEFWTALLAASFACYGMLPWIQTRPPRALATDRPLYAPHHRLRRLNAAVLQRMSVQWNTFPSGHAASATAAALAVASTGHAVAGAAFIFIAASITVATVLGRYHYLLDTLLGLALGLAAWRIAGIVA
- a CDS encoding VOC family protein produces the protein MRTVLAVIALIAIVGAAPAPAAAADYHHIHLVATSAAEAKDWYMTHMGCTDYGRHNACAAGDDVLIIFFEREPTGPSVGSGVDHIGFSFRDLESKMESFEAAGIKILEPIREVDGLFKLAFIEDPWGTKIEVVEDHEWLGFHHLHLRSNDRDAAYDWYENLFGGERDSLKGRIAGLRYGTVWLLISPHEGELAPTEGRAFDHLGWQFPDLRAAAEEIRRKGVEFTIEPRPFTNPLGEDMLISFVVGPDDVRIEIVQPRA
- a CDS encoding Fic family protein, producing the protein MHRGETGRFALTTTAGELVRAFTPAPLPPNPPLALGGDLQQLLEAATLAVGRLDSVLTLLPDKTTFLYSYVRKEAVLSSQIEGTQSSLSDLLRYELDDAPGAPPFDDVVEVSTYVSALEHGLTRLRDGFPLSNRLLREMHGVLLSRGHGATMTPGEFRRSQNWIGGTRPGNAAYVPPPHTDVPDCMASLEQFLHARDDGIPALVRAGLAHVQFETIHPFLDGNGRLGRLLITLLLCDAGVLRDPLLYLSLYFKEHRATYYDLLNDVRRTGDWETWLTFFLEGVRVTATGAVETCQRLRELFGGDRQRIEQGGRAGSATRLHEALTARPILSLAAVMEQTGLSYPTVASAADALKDLEIAGSFKSRGRRFFVYDRYLAILNEGAES
- a CDS encoding PDZ domain-containing protein, which encodes MPPENRRYIVTLAGAAAAILVLGALLRPAPVADEPLPPPPSQAELSRLTRITQRRSLEAMKEYFSAVATDADRSVVRLRMLGRSGVVWAPGLVVTARLEQRFPPTTTVTGDEGELGVPLAAGAPHLPVALLDVPETGEFIPVRRRSIENLDPGAWTVFVTDRHGAGFSPATYIEIADVACEGRMVRDVVTSVALGPEMAGAGLFDLDNNLLAVVLPCGPRFVAVTAEDVAALAEEAATVRSRIAQRYGMTLDAVTSEESGHLGVPFGLFVRDVWTGELADTIGLRPGDVVISVNAELILDVDQLSPLIDDSARRAATSAAGESGDVESEDAAASETPVDSATAEVASAGETSGDEASGDETSAADGSGDGSGDAAQEVFELGVARDGETLVLNLPIDPLAFIGPDAPAPDGGLVWDDPGRGYRLDDVRPGTPAARAGLRRGDRLLRIDGAAPDTLDAVRDALSADRDAPVLLELERGTRRTAILLP
- a CDS encoding pyrroline-5-carboxylate reductase, which produces MLSDVNLGFIGAGAMGSAMIGGLVSRHGVEPGQLKASDRHVERLDEVRGQFGVGTTHDNCAAATGAQVVVLSVKPQVLPGVLRELRGRIDPNALVLSIVAGATIETMATGLDHRAIVRTMPNTPAQVGEGMTVWCATPEVSRAQRAQASAIVGALGRQWFVEDEAFLDMATAISGSGPAYVFLMMEALIDAAVHLGFSRDAARELVLQTIRGSAIYAQQQPVHPAELRNRVTSPGGTSAEALYQLEKGNFRTVMSKAVVAAYNRSVELGKGGS
- a CDS encoding metal-dependent hydrolase; the encoded protein is MDPIAHTLIGATLAETRLRRVTALATPALLLGANAPDLDAITLFMTRDVSLGFRRGWTHGILAMVVLPLALAGLLILVDRARRRFAGPARQNSPPVRPLALLGVCSLAVWTHPVLDWLNTYGVRFLMPFSGTWYYGDALFVVDPWVWLLAGTSVVLARSTSRAGLAAWVVLGVATTSLVTGFEGAPLATRLLWCAGVAGIVWLRATGRWRHALPRLATVCVSAIATYIIVMVAASRLAEEQVAAWLVERGDETPIEVMASPAPGNPFRRDIVVADAEHYHFLELDWLRGLDPRVAARAIDRRPRGPQVDAVIAAARTAPHVQGLLTWIRYPAYAVEETADGYRVIITDARYARRLSPLGASVVELDRDLKVKPPQ
- a CDS encoding ion transporter: MLTTERRRPARGIFKRHDRAADVGWRFRLHEIIFEADTRGGKLFDVALMLAIVASVAVVMIESLPDGESALASQLLRVEWAFTILFTIEYFARIAAVKHPSRYIFSFFGMVDLLAILPTWISLVLPGGQALIVIRALRLIRVFRVLKLGHYLVGAEELSDALRDSRPKIIVFLAAVASIAVVMGALLYLIEGEENGFTSIPRGVYWAIVTMTTVGYGDISPQTVPGQFAAMLLMLTGYAIIAVPTGIVSAAIARRGTPAISTQACLECSREGHDPDAGYCKFCGAELRPEDATG